From one Caldichromatium japonicum genomic stretch:
- a CDS encoding D-alanine--D-alanine ligase, which yields MNLDAPKRFGKVALLLGGRAAEREVSLKGGQAVFAALKRRGVVVEAIDPDETVLEQLRTGGFDRVFIMLHGRGGEDGQIQGALETLGLPYTGSGVLGSALGMDKYRCKLIWAGCGLPTPEFALLREESDLDQAAALGFPLMIKPVHEGSSIGMSKVDTPEALAAAWQLAMRYDTWVLAERWIQGMELTCAILGKEALPLIRLETPHAFYDYDAKYHATTTCYHCPSGLPEDQESSLRTLALRAFTAIGASGWGRVDLMLDGSGQPYLLEVNTVPGMTDHSLVPMAARAAGIDFDELVWRILETSLSL from the coding sequence ATGAACCTCGATGCGCCAAAACGCTTTGGTAAGGTGGCCCTATTGCTGGGCGGACGCGCTGCCGAGCGCGAGGTCTCGCTCAAGGGCGGGCAGGCGGTGTTTGCGGCGCTCAAACGGCGGGGCGTTGTGGTCGAGGCGATCGATCCCGACGAGACCGTGCTTGAGCAGTTGCGCACCGGCGGGTTTGACCGGGTCTTCATCATGCTGCATGGGCGCGGCGGCGAGGATGGCCAGATCCAGGGGGCGCTCGAGACCCTCGGTCTGCCCTATACCGGATCGGGCGTGCTCGGGTCTGCGCTCGGGATGGACAAATATCGCTGCAAGCTCATCTGGGCCGGCTGTGGCCTGCCGACCCCTGAGTTTGCGCTGTTGCGCGAGGAGAGCGATCTCGATCAGGCCGCGGCGCTCGGGTTTCCCTTGATGATCAAACCCGTCCATGAGGGATCGAGCATCGGCATGTCCAAGGTGGATACCCCCGAGGCGCTCGCAGCGGCCTGGCAACTGGCAATGCGCTATGACACCTGGGTGTTGGCCGAGCGCTGGATTCAGGGCATGGAACTGACCTGCGCCATCCTGGGTAAGGAGGCACTACCCCTGATCCGGCTGGAGACACCGCATGCCTTTTATGACTATGACGCCAAATATCATGCAACGACCACCTGCTACCACTGCCCAAGCGGTCTACCTGAAGACCAGGAAAGCAGCTTGCGCACCCTGGCGCTACGTGCCTTTACCGCAATCGGGGCAAGCGGCTGGGGGCGGGTCGATCTGATGCTCGATGGATCGGGTCAGCCCTATCTACTCGAGGTCAATACGGTCCCGGGCATGACCGATCATAGTCTGGTCCCGATGGCTGCCCGCGCCGCGGGGATCGATTTTGATGAGCTGGTCTGGCGCATCCTGGAGACGAGTCTCTCCTTATGA
- the murB gene encoding UDP-N-acetylmuramate dehydrogenase yields the protein MMALRGVWQYDEPLARYTTWRVGGPARRLYRPADLDDAAACIRQLSPDEPVLWLGLGSNVLIDDAGFPGTVILTAGALNGLARRGETRLYAEVGVPSARLARLAAHQDLRGIEFLAGIPGTLGGALAMNAGAWGSETWSFVDRVWTLDRWGQIRERLATDYRPGYRQVQGPDGEWFLAAELVLTLGDGAAGLAQIRELLARRAATQPVGQPSCGSVFRNPPGDYAARLIDAAGLKGLRIGGAEVSEKHANFIINRGGARASDIRRLIDLVQETVERRTGVRLVPEVRALFGEMQ from the coding sequence ATGATGGCATTGCGCGGTGTCTGGCAATACGATGAACCTCTGGCGCGCTATACCACCTGGCGGGTCGGCGGGCCAGCGCGTCGGCTCTATCGCCCGGCAGACCTCGATGATGCCGCTGCCTGCATCCGCCAGCTCTCGCCCGATGAGCCGGTCCTCTGGCTGGGTCTGGGCAGCAATGTCCTGATCGATGATGCCGGTTTTCCCGGGACCGTGATCCTAACCGCCGGCGCCTTGAATGGTCTGGCGCGGCGCGGGGAGACGCGGTTATATGCCGAGGTAGGGGTCCCCAGCGCGCGCTTAGCCCGCTTGGCGGCGCACCAGGACCTGCGTGGGATCGAGTTCTTGGCCGGCATCCCCGGGACCCTGGGTGGTGCCCTGGCCATGAATGCCGGCGCCTGGGGGAGCGAGACCTGGAGCTTTGTGGATCGGGTCTGGACGCTTGATCGTTGGGGACAGATCCGTGAGCGCCTAGCCACCGACTACCGCCCCGGCTATCGCCAGGTTCAGGGGCCGGATGGCGAATGGTTCCTAGCCGCCGAGCTCGTTCTCACCCTCGGTGATGGCGCTGCCGGTTTGGCCCAGATCCGCGAGCTACTTGCGCGCCGCGCCGCGACTCAGCCGGTCGGCCAACCGAGTTGCGGCTCGGTTTTTCGCAATCCGCCGGGCGATTATGCCGCGCGTCTGATCGATGCGGCGGGGCTCAAGGGCCTGCGGATCGGCGGTGCTGAGGTCTCGGAGAAACATGCCAATTTCATCATCAACCGCGGCGGGGCGCGGGCAAGCGACATCCGGCGGCTGATCGACCTTGTCCAGGAAACCGTTGAACGTCGCACCGGAGTACGCCTAGTCCCCGAGGTACGTGCCCTGTTCGGAGAGATGCAATGA
- the murC gene encoding UDP-N-acetylmuramate--L-alanine ligase — protein MSVQRHSAARMGRVRQVHFVGIGGVGMSGIAELMTNLGYDVSGSDLRDSEVTQHLRALGIQVFIGHRPEQVQEADAVVVSSAIDESNPEIGAARARRVPIVRRAEMLAELMRFYYGVAVAGTHGKTTTTSLIASLLAEGGLDPTFVIGGRLNSAGANARLGTSQYLVAEADESDASFLYLQPMLAVVTNIDADHMHTYGNDFERLRQTFREFLHHLPFYGLAVLCLDDPEVRALIPQVSRPVRTYGTVPEADLRATAIQIQGMHSYFRVEGEGLDQPLELMLNLPGRHNVLNALAAISVALELGVGIEAIARGLAHFQGVGRRFAAHAVTDPQGRQLLVVDDYGHHPRELAAILDAARAGWPGRRVVLVFQPHRYTRTQEQFEDFVAVLSSADALVLCEVYPAGEQPIPGADGRALSRAIRMRGAIDPIFAQELDEIPGLLANLLRDGDILLIAGAGDIGRLAARLPQLIERGL, from the coding sequence ATGAGCGTCCAGCGTCATTCAGCAGCTCGCATGGGACGGGTGCGTCAGGTGCACTTCGTCGGGATCGGCGGTGTCGGAATGAGCGGGATTGCCGAGCTCATGACCAATCTTGGCTATGACGTGAGCGGTTCGGATCTGCGCGACAGCGAGGTCACTCAGCACCTGCGCGCACTCGGCATCCAGGTCTTCATCGGACACCGCCCAGAGCAGGTCCAGGAGGCCGATGCCGTGGTGGTCTCGAGCGCCATCGATGAAAGCAACCCCGAGATCGGCGCTGCGCGTGCTCGGCGGGTGCCCATCGTGCGTCGCGCCGAGATGCTGGCTGAGCTTATGCGTTTTTATTACGGCGTCGCGGTCGCTGGGACCCACGGCAAGACCACGACGACCAGCCTGATCGCAAGCCTCCTTGCCGAGGGCGGTCTGGACCCGACCTTTGTCATCGGCGGCCGGCTCAATAGCGCTGGTGCCAATGCCCGGCTAGGGACCAGCCAATATCTGGTCGCCGAGGCAGATGAGAGCGACGCCTCATTCTTATATCTCCAGCCGATGCTTGCGGTGGTCACCAACATCGATGCCGACCACATGCACACCTATGGCAATGATTTCGAGCGGTTGCGCCAAACCTTCAGGGAGTTTCTCCATCATCTGCCTTTCTATGGCCTGGCGGTGCTCTGTCTCGATGACCCCGAGGTGCGCGCCTTGATCCCCCAGGTCTCGCGTCCGGTGCGTACCTATGGCACCGTACCCGAGGCCGACCTGCGTGCCACGGCCATCCAGATCCAGGGGATGCATAGCTATTTTCGGGTCGAGGGTGAAGGGCTCGATCAACCCCTGGAGCTCATGCTCAATCTGCCGGGCCGGCACAATGTGCTCAATGCCCTGGCAGCGATCAGCGTGGCCTTGGAACTCGGCGTCGGGATCGAGGCGATCGCTCGCGGGCTTGCCCATTTCCAGGGGGTCGGGCGGCGTTTCGCGGCGCATGCAGTGACTGACCCCCAAGGTCGGCAGTTACTTGTGGTCGATGACTATGGTCATCATCCGCGCGAGTTAGCGGCCATCCTTGATGCAGCGCGCGCCGGCTGGCCGGGGCGGCGTGTCGTCCTGGTCTTTCAGCCGCATCGCTATACCCGCACCCAAGAACAATTCGAGGATTTTGTCGCGGTCCTTTCCAGCGCCGATGCCCTGGTCTTGTGTGAGGTCTATCCGGCAGGCGAACAGCCGATCCCGGGCGCCGATGGCCGCGCCTTGAGCCGTGCTATCCGGATGCGCGGTGCCATCGACCCGATCTTCGCCCAGGAGCTGGATGAAATCCCAGGGCTCTTGGCCAATCTGCTGCGCGACGGTGACATCCTGCTCATCGCCGGGGCAGGGGACATCGGACGCCTAGCCGCGCGTCTGCCCCAATTGATCGAGCGAGGTCTATGA
- the murG gene encoding undecaprenyldiphospho-muramoylpentapeptide beta-N-acetylglucosaminyltransferase yields MGQRIAILAGGTGGHIFPALAVAEMLRQAGAEVFWVGTRAGMEARLVPEQGLAIEWIGIEGVRGKGAGAWLKAPMRLGRAVGQAHAILRQQQPGAVLGMGGFVSAPGGLAAQLLGIPLLIHEQNSIPGLANRLLAHIADRVFESFPGSFPSRRGAILSGNPVRQAIIELPPPEERMQGRTGPAHLLVLGGSLGAQALNRTLPQALALLDPAKRPLVLHQAGERLLAEAQAAYQAAGLTAEVVPFIRDMAAAYAWADLVVCRAGALTVSELAAAGLGAILVPYPYAVDDHQRANARYLAEAGAARLIIQQELTPEHLAATLRPLLADRAACLSLAQAAHRLARPQAAAEIASACLELAAGRDV; encoded by the coding sequence ATGGGCCAGCGTATAGCGATCCTGGCCGGGGGGACCGGCGGACATATCTTTCCCGCCTTGGCGGTGGCCGAGATGTTGCGCCAGGCAGGCGCCGAGGTTTTCTGGGTAGGGACACGCGCCGGCATGGAGGCGCGCCTGGTCCCCGAGCAGGGATTGGCGATCGAATGGATCGGGATCGAGGGGGTGCGCGGCAAGGGTGCGGGCGCCTGGCTAAAAGCGCCCATGCGTCTAGGTCGGGCCGTGGGCCAAGCGCATGCCATCCTGCGTCAGCAACAGCCAGGTGCGGTACTGGGGATGGGCGGTTTCGTCTCAGCCCCCGGGGGCCTGGCTGCGCAACTCCTTGGCATCCCGCTCCTCATCCATGAACAAAACAGTATCCCTGGATTGGCCAATCGCCTGCTGGCGCATATCGCCGACCGGGTATTCGAATCCTTTCCAGGCAGTTTTCCGTCCAGACGCGGGGCGATCCTGAGTGGTAACCCCGTGCGCCAAGCGATCATCGAGCTGCCGCCTCCTGAGGAGCGCATGCAGGGACGCACGGGTCCAGCGCATCTCTTGGTCCTGGGTGGATCCTTGGGTGCTCAGGCGTTGAACCGCACGCTGCCCCAGGCGCTTGCCCTGTTGGATCCCGCCAAGCGTCCACTGGTGCTTCATCAGGCTGGCGAGCGTCTGCTTGCAGAGGCGCAGGCCGCCTATCAGGCGGCTGGTCTTACGGCCGAGGTCGTCCCCTTTATCCGCGACATGGCTGCAGCCTATGCCTGGGCCGATCTGGTGGTCTGCCGCGCCGGCGCCCTGACCGTCTCCGAGCTTGCTGCCGCTGGGCTGGGCGCCATCCTGGTGCCCTATCCCTATGCCGTCGATGATCACCAGCGGGCCAATGCCCGTTATCTCGCCGAGGCAGGGGCGGCGCGCTTGATCATTCAGCAGGAGCTGACCCCCGAGCATCTTGCCGCTACCTTAAGGCCGCTCCTGGCCGATCGTGCAGCCTGCCTGTCCCTGGCCCAGGCAGCACACCGGCTTGCCCGGCCCCAGGCGGCGGCCGAGATCGCCTCGGCCTGTCTGGAACTGGCCGCAGGGAGGGATGTATGA
- the ftsW gene encoding putative lipid II flippase FtsW, with protein MRSPGRLRQLAPLDYPLLLGALGLLAFGWVMVTSASLSIAESCCHNPFYYSLRHALALGLSLALGGLAYRVPLGWWERHGTWLFLVSTLVLILVLIPGLGRTVNGATRWIPLGPLNLQPSEFVKLFAIVYVAGYLVRHADKVVNRLSGFIRPLILVGIAAALILMQPDFGTTAVMLATVMGMLFLGGASLLPFIVLLGIVGLGFILLVIFSPYRLERVSSFLNPWEDPFNSGYQLSQALIAFGRGEWVGVGLGNGIQKQYFLPEAHTDFLASVIGEELGLVGMLVLIAAFVFITWRALGIGARAESMQRPFDAYLAQGIGLWIGLQSFINIGVNIGILPTKGLTLPFMSYGSNSLMVGCMAIGLLLRIDADLRRLELDGYRKTKTPWASV; from the coding sequence ATGCGCAGCCCAGGGCGCCTCCGCCAGCTGGCGCCTTTGGATTATCCATTGCTCCTCGGGGCGTTGGGTCTGCTTGCCTTCGGCTGGGTGATGGTCACCTCGGCCTCGCTGTCGATCGCCGAGTCCTGCTGTCACAACCCCTTTTATTATTCGCTGCGTCATGCCTTGGCCCTGGGATTGTCCCTTGCCCTAGGGGGACTGGCCTATCGGGTGCCTCTGGGCTGGTGGGAACGGCATGGTACTTGGCTATTTCTGGTCAGTACCCTGGTCCTGATCCTGGTGTTGATCCCTGGGCTCGGGCGTACGGTCAACGGCGCCACCCGCTGGATCCCGCTGGGCCCGCTCAATCTCCAGCCATCTGAGTTCGTCAAGCTGTTTGCGATCGTCTATGTTGCAGGTTATCTGGTGCGGCATGCCGACAAGGTCGTCAATCGGCTCTCGGGTTTTATCCGTCCCCTGATCCTGGTCGGGATCGCTGCTGCCCTGATTCTGATGCAACCCGATTTTGGCACCACCGCTGTCATGTTGGCCACGGTGATGGGGATGCTCTTTCTCGGTGGGGCGAGCCTGTTGCCCTTCATCGTTCTGCTGGGGATTGTCGGTCTGGGTTTTATCCTCTTGGTGATCTTTTCGCCCTATCGTCTGGAGCGGGTGAGTTCATTCCTCAATCCCTGGGAGGACCCATTCAATTCGGGTTATCAGCTCAGTCAGGCGCTGATCGCCTTCGGGCGCGGTGAATGGGTCGGGGTCGGCCTGGGCAATGGCATCCAGAAGCAATACTTCTTGCCCGAGGCCCATACTGATTTCCTGGCCTCGGTGATCGGTGAGGAGCTGGGACTGGTCGGGATGCTGGTCCTAATCGCCGCATTCGTCTTTATCACCTGGCGCGCCCTGGGGATCGGCGCCCGTGCCGAATCTATGCAGCGTCCGTTCGATGCCTATCTGGCCCAGGGGATTGGGTTGTGGATCGGTCTGCAATCCTTCATCAATATCGGGGTCAACATCGGCATCCTGCCGACCAAGGGGCTGACCTTGCCCTTCATGAGCTATGGCAGCAATAGCCTGATGGTCGGTTGTATGGCGATCGGGCTGTTGCTGCGCATCGACGCCGATTTGCGTCGCCTCGAGCTCGACGGTTACCGGAAGACGAAGACACCATGGGCCAGCGTATAG
- the murD gene encoding UDP-N-acetylmuramoyl-L-alanine--D-glutamate ligase, with protein sequence MAMTPFAPLPPETTAAAGRAWHEGPFILVLGIGKTGLSCARYLRAQGASVAVADTRVQPPCLDALRAELPEVPVFLGGFTPEVFARATEFILSPGVPLSEPLVQESLARGMPVRGDIALFAQAAQAPICAITGSNGKSTVTTLVGEMAARALQRVAVGGNLGTPALDLLDPGVELYVLELSSFQLETTEGLAPQAAAVLNLSPDHLDRYASLDDYAQAKARIYRDARVAIVNRDDPIVAAMPRAAEREIGFTLREPQGTDFGLRRSRGQIWLYQGERPLMPAAEVRLAGRHNLANALAALALADACSIPEAIACAVLREFAGLPHRCVLVAERQGVRWYDDSKGTNPGATIAALEGLLPEDATGRVVLIAGGLAKGADFSPLRDPVRRAARAVILIGQDAPLIAAALDGAAPLVRAADLDEAVHLADTWARPGDCVLLSPACASFDMFANYEHRGRAFAEAVLRLPT encoded by the coding sequence ATGGCCATGACGCCCTTTGCGCCTCTGCCTCCTGAGACCACCGCAGCCGCTGGCCGCGCCTGGCATGAGGGCCCTTTCATCCTCGTCCTGGGCATAGGCAAGACCGGGCTCTCCTGTGCCCGTTATCTGCGCGCCCAGGGCGCATCCGTCGCGGTGGCCGACACCCGCGTCCAGCCGCCCTGCCTCGATGCCCTGCGCGCCGAGCTCCCCGAGGTGCCGGTGTTTCTGGGCGGTTTTACCCCCGAGGTCTTTGCCCGTGCCACGGAGTTCATCCTAAGCCCTGGGGTGCCCCTCAGCGAGCCGCTCGTCCAAGAATCCCTAGCGCGCGGGATGCCGGTGCGAGGTGACATCGCGCTCTTTGCCCAGGCGGCTCAGGCCCCGATCTGTGCCATCACGGGCTCAAACGGCAAGAGTACGGTCACTACCCTGGTCGGGGAGATGGCTGCCCGCGCTCTGCAGCGGGTGGCGGTCGGCGGCAATCTCGGGACGCCGGCGCTCGATCTCCTGGATCCGGGGGTCGAGCTCTATGTCCTGGAGCTATCGAGTTTTCAGCTCGAGACCACCGAGGGACTAGCACCACAAGCGGCAGCCGTGCTCAATCTCTCGCCCGACCATCTCGATCGGTATGCGAGTCTGGATGACTATGCCCAGGCCAAGGCGCGGATCTATCGGGATGCGCGGGTCGCGATCGTCAACCGCGATGACCCGATCGTCGCGGCCATGCCCAGGGCCGCCGAGCGCGAGATTGGCTTTACCCTGCGCGAGCCCCAGGGTACTGATTTCGGCCTGCGCCGCTCCCGGGGACAAATCTGGTTGTACCAGGGCGAACGCCCGCTCATGCCTGCCGCCGAGGTGCGTCTAGCGGGCCGGCACAATCTCGCCAATGCGCTCGCTGCCTTGGCGCTTGCCGATGCCTGCAGCATCCCCGAGGCGATCGCTTGCGCGGTGCTGCGCGAGTTCGCGGGGCTACCCCATCGCTGCGTCCTGGTCGCCGAGCGCCAGGGGGTGCGCTGGTATGACGACTCCAAGGGCACCAATCCGGGGGCAACCATTGCGGCGCTCGAGGGATTGCTGCCTGAGGATGCGACAGGCCGGGTCGTGTTGATCGCTGGCGGTCTCGCCAAGGGCGCCGACTTTTCCCCGCTGCGCGACCCCGTTCGGCGTGCGGCGCGGGCTGTCATTTTGATCGGCCAGGATGCGCCTCTGATCGCAGCCGCCCTGGATGGCGCTGCACCCCTGGTCAGGGCCGCCGATCTGGATGAGGCAGTGCATCTCGCCGACACCTGGGCGCGTCCGGGCGATTGTGTCCTGCTCTCACCGGCCTGTGCCAGCTTCGATATGTTCGCCAACTATGAGCACCGCGGTCGGGCCTTCGCTGAGGCGGTGTTGAGGCTGCCGACATGA
- the mraY gene encoding phospho-N-acetylmuramoyl-pentapeptide-transferase — protein MMLYLTDWLALFHKGFSVFHYLTLRAILSVLTALTIALLIGRPMIRRLRVYKIGQTVRNDGPQSHLAKSGTPTMGGALILVAVTAATLLWSELDNRYVWIALLTSLAFGLIGLVDDYKKLIKRDPRGLPARWKYFWQTVCGFVAAIALYVTATSPAETALLIPYTKDLAIQLGPWFILLTYFVIVGASNAVNLTDGLDGLAIMPTVLVAGALGVFTYAAGHSQIANYLLIPYLPQVGELVVFCAALVGAGLGFLWFNAYPALVFMGDVGALALGAALGVVAVAARQELVLFVMGGVFVAETVSVMLQVLSFKLTGKRIFRMAPLHHHFELQGWPEPRVIVRFWIMTVVLVLIGLASLKIR, from the coding sequence ATGATGCTGTATCTCACCGACTGGCTCGCCCTGTTTCACAAGGGGTTCTCGGTCTTTCATTATCTGACCCTGCGCGCCATCCTCAGCGTCCTCACCGCCTTGACAATTGCCCTCCTGATCGGGCGACCTATGATCCGGCGGCTGCGCGTCTATAAGATCGGCCAGACGGTGCGCAACGATGGCCCGCAGAGCCATCTCGCCAAGTCCGGCACCCCGACCATGGGTGGGGCGCTGATCCTGGTCGCGGTGACTGCTGCCACCCTGCTATGGTCTGAGCTCGATAATCGCTATGTCTGGATCGCCTTGCTGACCAGCCTGGCCTTTGGGCTGATCGGCCTGGTCGACGATTACAAAAAGCTCATCAAGCGCGACCCGAGGGGCCTGCCCGCGCGCTGGAAGTATTTCTGGCAGACGGTCTGCGGCTTTGTGGCAGCCATCGCCCTGTATGTCACCGCCACCTCGCCGGCCGAGACCGCCCTGTTGATCCCCTATACCAAGGACCTCGCCATCCAGCTCGGTCCCTGGTTCATCCTGTTGACCTATTTCGTGATCGTGGGGGCGAGCAATGCCGTCAATCTCACCGATGGACTGGATGGGCTTGCCATCATGCCGACCGTCCTGGTCGCAGGTGCGCTGGGGGTCTTTACCTATGCCGCGGGCCACTCGCAGATCGCCAACTATCTTCTGATCCCCTATCTGCCCCAGGTCGGGGAACTGGTGGTCTTTTGCGCCGCCCTGGTGGGGGCGGGGCTGGGTTTTTTGTGGTTCAACGCCTATCCTGCCCTGGTCTTCATGGGCGACGTCGGTGCCCTGGCGCTGGGTGCAGCGCTGGGGGTGGTAGCGGTCGCCGCACGTCAGGAGCTGGTGCTCTTTGTCATGGGCGGGGTCTTCGTTGCCGAGACCGTCTCGGTGATGCTGCAGGTGCTGTCGTTCAAGCTCACCGGTAAGCGGATCTTCCGCATGGCGCCCCTGCATCATCATTTCGAGCTCCAGGGCTGGCCTGAACCCAGGGTCATCGTCCGTTTCTGGATCATGACCGTGGTGCTGGTGCTGATCGGTCTGGCGAGCCTCAAGATCCGGTGA
- a CDS encoding peptidoglycan D,D-transpeptidase FtsI family protein has product MISLDWRHPRMSRAPLQPRSAPDLRLRRRLLMLGLAVAFGILTAGVFYRQVIQNEFLQREGEARYLRDAVIPARRGIITDRNGEPLAVSTPVETVWCDPRRLVNQPDRIILLARTLDLDPAFLRDRIEANRDKGFLYVKRRISLDEAQALRSVIAKHRIEGIDFENEYRRFYPGAEVFAHVIGYTNIEDRGQEGIELAYDRILKAEPGLKRVIQDGRRRAVQEVEQVRPARPGHDLALTLDRRLQYLAYRELKAAVTEHRAKGGSLVVLDVASGEVLAMVNQPSFNPNSERNSNPERRRNRTLTDLMEPGSTLKPFVVAAALETGVITPASHFSTEPYTVAGNVVRDVHNYGTLDVTGIITKSSNVGAVKIAQKMSYETLWRLYDRLGFGHTTGIGFPGESPGRLRHYSTWRPFEHATHAFGYGLSVTPMQLAQAYLVLAADGVKRPLTLLKRDPSMRPESPSGVRILSRETAQRLRAMMETVVSEQGTAKLAMIPGYRAAGKTGTAKKSAGHAGYASNRYQSVFAGFVPAHQPHFVMVVMIDEPSAGEYYGGVVAAPIFQRVMEGALRLFNVPPDNPAPSMLLAAQHNQGVKP; this is encoded by the coding sequence ATGATCAGCCTTGATTGGCGCCATCCCCGCATGTCGCGGGCGCCGCTTCAGCCCCGTTCGGCGCCGGATCTGCGCCTACGCCGCCGCCTGCTGATGCTGGGCCTGGCTGTAGCCTTTGGTATCCTGACCGCTGGGGTCTTTTATCGCCAGGTGATTCAAAACGAGTTCCTCCAGCGTGAAGGCGAGGCGCGTTATCTGCGCGATGCGGTCATTCCGGCGCGGCGCGGGATCATCACCGATCGCAATGGTGAGCCCCTCGCCGTCAGTACCCCGGTCGAGACCGTCTGGTGCGATCCGCGCAGACTGGTCAATCAGCCTGACAGGATCATCCTGCTTGCGCGCACCCTCGATCTCGACCCCGCCTTTCTGCGCGATCGGATCGAGGCCAACCGCGATAAGGGCTTTCTCTATGTCAAACGGCGCATCAGTCTCGATGAGGCGCAAGCCCTTCGGTCAGTGATCGCCAAACACAGGATTGAAGGCATCGATTTCGAGAATGAATATCGCCGTTTCTATCCGGGCGCCGAGGTCTTTGCCCATGTCATCGGCTATACCAACATCGAGGATCGAGGTCAGGAAGGGATCGAGCTGGCCTATGACCGCATCCTCAAGGCCGAGCCTGGGCTCAAGCGGGTCATTCAGGATGGGCGCCGGCGCGCCGTGCAAGAGGTCGAACAGGTCCGTCCGGCGCGCCCTGGACACGATCTTGCCCTCACCCTGGACCGGCGCCTGCAATATCTGGCCTATCGCGAGCTCAAGGCTGCGGTCACTGAGCATCGTGCCAAAGGGGGCAGTCTGGTGGTGCTTGATGTGGCCAGCGGCGAGGTCCTGGCTATGGTTAATCAGCCGAGTTTCAACCCGAACAGCGAGCGCAACTCAAACCCTGAGCGCCGGCGTAATCGCACCCTGACCGACCTGATGGAGCCCGGTTCGACGCTCAAGCCCTTTGTGGTCGCTGCTGCCCTGGAAACCGGGGTCATCACCCCAGCGAGCCATTTTTCGACCGAGCCTTATACTGTGGCTGGCAATGTGGTGCGCGATGTCCACAATTACGGCACTCTCGACGTCACCGGTATCATCACCAAATCGAGCAACGTCGGGGCGGTCAAGATTGCCCAGAAGATGAGCTATGAAACCCTCTGGAGGCTGTATGACCGCCTGGGGTTTGGTCATACCACTGGGATAGGTTTTCCGGGCGAAAGCCCAGGGCGCCTACGGCATTACTCGACCTGGCGACCTTTCGAGCATGCCACCCATGCCTTCGGCTATGGCCTGTCGGTCACCCCTATGCAACTGGCCCAGGCCTATCTGGTCCTAGCCGCCGACGGGGTTAAGCGCCCGTTGACCCTGCTCAAACGCGATCCCTCGATGCGACCCGAGTCGCCATCCGGCGTCCGTATCCTGAGCCGCGAGACGGCCCAGCGGCTGCGCGCCATGATGGAGACCGTGGTCTCGGAGCAGGGGACCGCAAAATTGGCGATGATCCCAGGCTACCGGGCCGCTGGTAAGACAGGCACCGCCAAAAAGTCTGCGGGCCACGCCGGCTATGCCAGCAACCGCTATCAATCGGTCTTTGCCGGATTCGTCCCCGCCCACCAGCCGCATTTCGTGATGGTGGTCATGATTGACGAGCCGAGCGCCGGCGAATACTACGGGGGGGTGGTGGCCGCGCCTATCTTTCAGCGAGTGATGGAGGGTGCCTTGCGCCTCTTCAACGTCCCACCAGATAACCCGGCGCCTTCCATGCTGCTCGCGGCGCAACACAACCAGGGGGTCAAGCCATGA
- the ftsL gene encoding cell division protein FtsL — protein MTHARMLVILSLIAAVLSTAMAVIYVKYLTRIHFVRLQELRAQRDAIDIEWNRLRLEEAALSTHVLVERKARRELGMFAPRAGDVLLIEGPGHDQP, from the coding sequence ATGACCCACGCGCGGATGCTGGTTATCTTGAGCCTGATCGCCGCGGTCCTGTCAACGGCGATGGCCGTGATCTATGTGAAGTATCTGACCCGTATCCATTTCGTGCGGTTGCAAGAGCTGCGTGCCCAGCGCGATGCGATCGATATCGAATGGAACCGTTTGCGTCTCGAAGAAGCGGCCTTGTCCACCCATGTCCTCGTCGAGCGCAAGGCCCGGCGCGAACTGGGGATGTTTGCCCCCCGCGCGGGGGATGTGCTTTTGATCGAGGGTCCTGGTCATGATCAGCCTTGA